A single region of the Streptomyces sp. ITFR-16 genome encodes:
- a CDS encoding MoxR family ATPase, whose translation MQAAVTVTPAQIPELLLGLATVRPVFLWGAPGIGKSSLVRKFAESLGLDCVSLLGTQLAPEDLIGVPQIRDGRSVFCPPESIARDEPYCLFLDELNAATPDVQKAFYSLILDRRIGSYELPAGSIVIGAGNRATDNALARPIASALVNRLTHVHLRASAADWLVWAGENGVHPWVTDYLVDRPDHLWSQPPKTEEPFSTPRSWHMLSDALHSFGPEIDEETLKVLVHGTLTPAHAVSFCGYAKIVRHAFGIEAILKGDASWPGRPEDRDLLYYLADAFRGRLVKELPREKEHVSPSLRQTAYRAKSLLVQLAEISVEVAQTVIADDADGLPVLPAWFLVDAARDMPRLVEARR comes from the coding sequence GTGCAGGCTGCCGTCACCGTCACTCCCGCTCAGATCCCCGAACTGCTGCTGGGCCTCGCCACCGTGCGGCCCGTGTTCCTGTGGGGAGCGCCCGGGATCGGCAAGTCGTCGCTCGTACGGAAGTTCGCCGAGTCCCTGGGGCTGGACTGCGTCAGCCTCCTCGGGACCCAGCTCGCGCCGGAGGACCTGATCGGAGTGCCCCAGATCCGCGACGGACGGTCGGTGTTCTGCCCGCCGGAGTCCATCGCCCGCGACGAGCCGTACTGCCTCTTCCTCGACGAACTCAACGCGGCCACCCCCGATGTGCAGAAGGCCTTCTACTCGCTGATCCTGGACCGGCGCATCGGGTCCTACGAGCTGCCCGCCGGCTCGATCGTCATCGGGGCCGGCAACCGTGCCACGGACAACGCGCTGGCACGGCCCATCGCCTCCGCCCTGGTCAACCGCCTCACCCATGTCCACCTCCGGGCCTCGGCGGCGGACTGGCTGGTGTGGGCGGGCGAGAACGGCGTCCACCCGTGGGTGACGGACTACCTCGTCGACCGCCCCGACCACCTGTGGTCGCAGCCGCCCAAGACCGAGGAGCCGTTCTCCACCCCCCGCTCCTGGCACATGCTCTCGGACGCGCTGCACTCCTTCGGGCCGGAGATCGACGAGGAGACGCTGAAGGTCCTCGTGCACGGCACGCTGACACCCGCCCATGCCGTCTCCTTCTGCGGCTACGCGAAGATCGTCCGTCATGCCTTCGGCATCGAGGCGATCCTCAAGGGCGACGCCTCCTGGCCGGGGCGCCCCGAGGACCGCGACCTGCTCTACTACCTGGCCGACGCGTTCCGGGGACGCCTGGTCAAGGAGCTGCCGCGCGAGAAGGAGCACGTCTCGCCGTCGCTGCGGCAGACCGCCTACCGGGCCAAGTCGCTGCTCGTGCAGCTCGCCGAGATCTCGGTCGAGGTCGCGCAGACCGTCATCGCGGACGACGCCGACGGACTGCCCGTGCTGCCCGCCTGGTTCCTCGTCGACGCCGCGCGGGACATGCCCCGGCTCGTCGAGGCCCGGCGGTGA
- a CDS encoding AsnC family transcriptional regulator: protein MDSVTLDALDLRLLHALQVDGRAAFSRIADVLDVSDRTVARRFSRFRARGIARVAGVTDSHRIGHAEWLVRLRVLPSGSAPLARALARRPDTAWVAVVSSGTEVVCVFRVPGEGPAPLEALGRAPQITHVDAHRLLRPVMDRRWIGRTLALTDDQVTALRPDPVEDGAPVELTDLDRRLLPALAADGRAAYPDLARRIGWSESAVRRRLTELRRSGVLQLDVEVDSGLFGYFVSCVLWLTVTPARLGGVARALADDPEAAFVGTTTGPHNLVAVAVCRDARALHTYVTERIGSLDGVDRLESGPVSSYLKRGAPEL from the coding sequence GTGGATTCGGTCACGCTGGACGCACTCGACCTGCGGCTCCTGCACGCCCTCCAGGTCGACGGGCGGGCCGCCTTCAGCAGGATCGCCGACGTGCTCGACGTCTCCGACCGCACCGTGGCGCGCAGGTTCAGCAGATTCCGGGCCAGGGGAATCGCGCGGGTCGCCGGGGTGACCGACAGCCATCGCATCGGCCACGCCGAATGGCTGGTGCGCCTGCGGGTGCTGCCCTCCGGGAGCGCCCCGCTCGCCCGCGCGCTGGCCCGCCGCCCCGACACCGCCTGGGTGGCCGTCGTCTCCAGCGGCACCGAGGTCGTCTGCGTCTTCCGGGTTCCGGGCGAAGGCCCCGCCCCGCTGGAGGCGTTGGGCCGGGCTCCGCAGATCACCCACGTCGACGCACACCGGCTGCTGCGCCCGGTGATGGACCGCCGCTGGATCGGCCGCACCCTGGCGCTGACGGACGACCAGGTCACCGCACTGCGGCCGGATCCCGTCGAGGACGGCGCCCCGGTGGAGCTGACCGACCTCGACCGCCGGCTGCTGCCCGCGCTGGCCGCGGACGGCCGGGCCGCCTACCCGGACCTGGCCCGGCGGATCGGCTGGTCGGAGTCGGCCGTACGCCGCCGGCTGACCGAACTGCGCCGCTCGGGCGTCCTCCAGCTCGATGTCGAGGTCGACTCCGGCCTGTTCGGCTACTTCGTCTCCTGCGTGCTGTGGCTGACCGTCACCCCCGCCCGGCTCGGCGGCGTCGCCCGGGCGCTGGCCGATGACCCCGAGGCGGCCTTCGTCGGCACCACGACCGGCCCGCACAACCTGGTCGCCGTCGCCGTCTGCCGGGACGCCCGGGCTCTCCACACGTACGTCACCGAGCGCATCGGGTCGCTCGACGGCGTCGACCGGCTGGAGTCGGGACCGGTCAGCTCCTACCTCAAGCGCGGCGCCCCGGAGCTCTGA
- a CDS encoding VOC family protein, which produces MTGDIHGIHHTGILTRDLDGLERAYISLGFTLSPRSRHLLSGRPGQAPVPGCTANRCALFGGSYIELLGIVDELAPDPWHTRAMADGYEGLKLINFDTDDAGATDRRLTGMGLRTSGVLDLERDVDTEEGPRTVRARAVHLDPGSTPEGHVGFAQHLTRRYVHQPRYLTHPNGARGLAAVLVVVDDAGVGAVTDRYARILGAAPAQEGPVTVLDAGAARLRIVRASDAEEVLPGEPAPAPSYPAALTVAVDDVHRARALVEDGGTATRPAAGGFFVSARDAYGAGLFFTAR; this is translated from the coding sequence ATGACAGGCGACATCCACGGCATCCATCACACCGGCATCCTCACCCGTGACCTCGACGGTCTCGAACGGGCCTACATCTCCCTCGGGTTCACCCTCAGCCCCCGCTCACGGCATCTGCTGTCCGGGCGCCCCGGACAGGCGCCGGTGCCCGGCTGCACCGCCAACCGGTGCGCCCTGTTCGGCGGGTCGTACATAGAACTGCTCGGCATCGTCGACGAGTTGGCCCCCGACCCCTGGCACACGCGGGCGATGGCCGACGGGTACGAGGGATTGAAGCTGATCAACTTCGACACGGACGACGCCGGGGCCACCGACCGCCGGCTGACCGGCATGGGGCTGCGCACGTCGGGGGTGCTCGACCTGGAACGCGACGTCGACACCGAGGAGGGGCCGCGCACGGTCCGGGCCCGGGCGGTGCATCTCGACCCGGGCTCGACACCGGAGGGCCATGTGGGGTTCGCGCAGCATCTGACCCGCCGGTATGTGCACCAGCCGCGCTATCTGACCCATCCGAACGGCGCCCGCGGCCTCGCCGCGGTCCTCGTGGTGGTCGACGACGCCGGGGTCGGGGCGGTCACGGACCGGTACGCCCGCATCCTCGGGGCGGCCCCCGCGCAGGAGGGCCCGGTCACCGTGCTGGACGCGGGGGCCGCGCGGCTGCGGATCGTCCGTGCCTCGGACGCCGAGGAGGTGCTGCCGGGCGAGCCCGCTCCGGCCCCCTCGTATCCGGCCGCCCTGACCGTCGCGGTCGACGACGTCCACCGGGCCCGTGCCCTCGTCGAGGACGGCGGCACCGCGACCCGGCCGGCCGCCGGCGGCTTCTTCGTCTCGGCGCGCGACGCGTACGGGGCCGGGCTGTTCTTCACCGCCCGCTGA
- a CDS encoding metalloregulator ArsR/SmtB family transcription factor: MPVPLYQAKAEFFRMLGHPVRIRVLELLQAGPMPVRELLSAIEVEPSALSQQLAVLRRSGIVTATREGSTVVYELAGGDVAELMRAARRILTEMLAGQNELLAELREAEVTAP; this comes from the coding sequence GTGCCGGTTCCGCTGTACCAGGCCAAGGCCGAGTTCTTCCGGATGCTCGGACACCCGGTCCGCATACGGGTGCTGGAGCTGCTGCAGGCCGGTCCGATGCCGGTACGGGAACTGCTGTCGGCCATAGAGGTGGAGCCCTCCGCCCTCTCCCAGCAACTGGCCGTGCTGCGCCGCTCCGGCATCGTCACCGCCACCCGTGAGGGCTCGACGGTCGTCTACGAGCTGGCGGGCGGGGACGTGGCCGAGCTGATGCGGGCCGCGCGGCGGATCCTGACGGAGATGCTGGCCGGGCAGAACGAACTGCTGGCCGAGTTGCGGGAAGCCGAGGTCACCGCACCGTGA
- a CDS encoding SulP family inorganic anion transporter — MSTALARSWGRVSALLPARADFAAMGRNPRRDLLAGLTVAVVALPLALGFGVSSGLGAEAGLATAVVAGALAALFGGSNLQVSGPTGAMTVVLVPIVAEYGPGGVLTVGLMAGVLLIVLALLRAGRTMKFIPAPVVEGFTLGIACVIGLQQVPNALGVAKPEGDKVLVVTWRAVEEFVQAPNWTAVALALSVAAVMLLGARLRPAVPFSVVAVIAATLVAQLFHLDAASPIGDLPSGLPAPSLGFLDLSALGSLLAPAVAVAALAALESLLSATVADGMTVGQRHDPDKELFGQGIANLAAPLFGGVPATAAIARTAVNVRTGAGSRLAALTHAAVLAVIVFAAAPLVSKIPLAALAGVLLATAIRMVEVGALRAMARATRSDATVLVLTAAATLAFDLVYAVIIGLAVAGALALRAVANQARVDQVDFRADLPGEHSEEEHALLAEHIVAYRIDGPLFFAGAHRFLLELSEVADVRVVILRMSRVSTMDATGALVLKDAVEKLNRRGIAVMTSGVRPGQRRALESVGALDLLRQDGREYATTPEAISAARAHLQRAGLLPAPPAAPAAPVTEEAAR, encoded by the coding sequence GTGAGTACGGCTCTCGCCCGGTCCTGGGGCCGGGTCTCCGCTCTGCTGCCCGCCCGTGCGGACTTCGCCGCCATGGGCCGCAACCCGCGCCGCGATCTGCTCGCCGGACTCACCGTCGCCGTCGTGGCGCTGCCCCTCGCGCTCGGCTTCGGCGTCTCCTCCGGGCTCGGCGCCGAAGCCGGTCTCGCCACCGCCGTCGTCGCGGGCGCGCTCGCCGCGCTGTTCGGCGGCTCCAACCTCCAGGTCTCCGGCCCGACCGGCGCGATGACGGTGGTCCTGGTGCCGATCGTGGCCGAGTACGGGCCCGGCGGGGTGCTGACGGTCGGGCTGATGGCCGGAGTGCTGCTGATCGTGCTCGCGCTGCTCCGGGCCGGCCGCACGATGAAGTTCATCCCGGCGCCCGTGGTGGAGGGCTTCACGCTGGGCATCGCCTGCGTGATCGGCCTCCAGCAGGTGCCGAACGCGCTGGGGGTGGCCAAACCGGAGGGCGACAAGGTCCTGGTGGTGACCTGGCGCGCGGTCGAGGAGTTCGTCCAAGCACCCAACTGGACCGCCGTCGCCCTGGCCCTGTCCGTGGCGGCCGTGATGCTCCTCGGTGCCCGTCTGCGGCCCGCCGTCCCGTTCTCCGTCGTCGCGGTGATCGCGGCAACGCTCGTGGCGCAGCTCTTCCACCTGGACGCCGCCTCGCCGATCGGTGATCTGCCGTCCGGGCTGCCCGCGCCCTCCCTCGGCTTCCTCGACCTGTCCGCACTGGGCTCGCTGCTCGCCCCGGCCGTCGCGGTCGCCGCGCTTGCCGCCCTTGAGTCCCTCCTGTCGGCGACCGTCGCGGACGGCATGACGGTGGGCCAGCGGCACGACCCGGACAAGGAGCTCTTCGGGCAGGGCATCGCGAACCTGGCGGCCCCGCTGTTCGGCGGTGTCCCCGCCACCGCGGCCATCGCCCGTACCGCGGTCAACGTCCGGACCGGCGCGGGCTCCCGGCTCGCCGCCCTGACCCATGCCGCCGTTCTCGCGGTCATCGTCTTCGCCGCCGCACCGCTCGTGTCGAAGATCCCCCTGGCGGCCCTGGCGGGTGTGCTGCTGGCGACCGCGATCCGGATGGTGGAGGTCGGCGCGCTGCGGGCGATGGCCCGGGCGACCCGCTCGGACGCGACGGTGCTGGTGCTGACCGCCGCCGCGACCCTCGCCTTCGACCTGGTCTACGCGGTGATCATCGGCCTGGCGGTCGCGGGCGCCCTGGCGCTGCGGGCGGTCGCCAACCAGGCCCGGGTCGACCAGGTGGACTTCCGCGCGGATCTGCCGGGCGAGCACAGCGAGGAGGAGCACGCCCTGCTGGCCGAGCACATCGTCGCGTACCGGATCGACGGACCGCTGTTCTTCGCCGGCGCCCACCGCTTCCTCCTGGAGCTGTCCGAGGTCGCCGACGTCCGGGTGGTGATCCTGCGCATGTCGCGGGTGTCGACGATGGACGCCACCGGCGCCCTGGTCCTCAAGGACGCGGTGGAGAAGCTGAACCGGCGGGGCATCGCCGTCATGACCTCCGGGGTGCGACCCGGCCAGCGGCGGGCCCTGGAGTCGGTCGGCGCGCTGGACCTGCTCCGGCAGGACGGCCGTGAGTACGCCACCACGCCCGAGGCGATCTCCGCAGCCCGCGCCCACCTCCAGCGGGCCGGACTCCTGCCCGCGCCACCCGCCGCGCCCGCCGCGCCCGTCACCGAAGAGGCCGCCCGATGA
- a CDS encoding ATP-binding protein, protein MSARSESLPLRHVLTLPTMGSAVRIARETTEQVLTEWGISRRHPTVGPALLILSELVANSVRHAADLSPNVTVIYAAGTDTFAFAVHDRDPHQPTLFSPGTVPGSGGLGTVVELTLGLGGTAVIRGDADGKGKSIWITLPL, encoded by the coding sequence ATGAGCGCGCGGTCGGAGAGCCTGCCGCTGCGGCATGTCCTGACGCTGCCGACGATGGGCTCGGCGGTCCGCATCGCGCGCGAGACCACCGAGCAGGTGCTGACGGAGTGGGGCATCAGCCGGCGGCACCCCACGGTCGGCCCGGCGCTGCTGATCCTGTCCGAGCTGGTGGCCAACAGCGTCCGGCACGCCGCCGATCTGTCCCCGAACGTCACCGTGATCTACGCGGCCGGTACGGACACCTTCGCGTTCGCCGTCCATGACCGCGACCCCCACCAGCCCACGCTCTTCTCCCCCGGCACCGTGCCCGGCAGCGGCGGACTCGGCACCGTCGTCGAGCTGACCCTCGGTCTGGGCGGCACCGCCGTCATCCGGGGCGACGCGGACGGCAAGGGCAAGAGCATCTGGATCACCCTCCCCCTCTAG
- a CDS encoding anti-sigma factor antagonist, giving the protein MTIEWRYTTHPGLGVLSLSGHLGPEAVGRFTGAVGWVLARGSGPVILDLTALRGWSADGRLAVTEAARRLADEGRGLELAAIPADGSLVPDGTRPPIPVHSDLASALAAHRSVTGEQRQWRSDAWPDERATTTG; this is encoded by the coding sequence ATGACCATAGAGTGGCGCTACACCACCCACCCCGGCCTGGGAGTCCTCTCCCTGTCCGGGCATCTCGGGCCGGAGGCGGTCGGCCGGTTCACCGGCGCGGTCGGCTGGGTCCTGGCCCGGGGAAGCGGGCCGGTCATACTGGACCTGACCGCGCTGCGCGGCTGGTCGGCCGACGGCCGGCTGGCTGTCACCGAGGCCGCCCGCCGGCTGGCGGACGAGGGGCGGGGCCTGGAGCTCGCGGCGATCCCCGCCGACGGCTCGCTCGTGCCCGACGGCACCCGTCCGCCGATCCCGGTGCACAGCGATCTGGCGTCCGCCCTCGCCGCGCACCGGTCCGTGACCGGCGAACAGCGCCAGTGGCGCAGCGACGCCTGGCCCGACGAGCGGGCCACCACCACCGGCTGA
- a CDS encoding zinc ribbon domain-containing protein YjdM, with protein sequence MTEATGTLPPCPECASAYTYEMGALLVCPECGHEWSPSAADGGDSTVIRDAVGNVLADGDTVTVVRTLKVKGSPSGIKAGTKVRNIRLVDGVDGHDIDCKVDGFGPMQLKSSVVKKA encoded by the coding sequence ATGACCGAGGCGACCGGCACGCTGCCGCCCTGCCCCGAGTGCGCGAGCGCGTACACGTACGAGATGGGCGCGCTGCTCGTCTGTCCCGAGTGCGGCCACGAGTGGTCCCCCTCGGCCGCCGACGGCGGCGACAGCACGGTGATCAGGGACGCGGTCGGCAATGTACTCGCCGACGGCGACACCGTCACCGTCGTCAGGACCCTGAAGGTCAAGGGCAGTCCGTCGGGGATCAAGGCCGGCACCAAGGTGCGCAACATCCGTCTCGTGGACGGCGTGGACGGCCACGACATCGACTGCAAGGTCGACGGATTCGGCCCCATGCAGCTCAAGTCGAGCGTGGTCAAGAAGGCCTGA
- a CDS encoding metalloregulator ArsR/SmtB family transcription factor, producing the protein MSTPLYQLKAEFFKTLGHPVRIRVLELLSEREHAVSEMLSEVGVEAAHLSQQLAVLRRANLVVPRREGSAVYYSLANPQVAKLLQVARSILSGVLAGQAELLADLQATEPRTPARRRRSS; encoded by the coding sequence ATGAGCACACCGCTGTACCAGCTGAAGGCGGAGTTCTTCAAAACGCTGGGCCACCCGGTACGGATCAGAGTGCTGGAACTCCTCAGCGAGCGCGAGCACGCGGTCTCGGAAATGCTGTCCGAGGTCGGCGTCGAGGCTGCGCACCTGTCCCAGCAGCTCGCCGTGCTGCGCAGGGCCAACCTGGTCGTCCCCCGCCGGGAGGGCTCGGCCGTCTACTACTCGCTGGCCAATCCGCAGGTGGCCAAGCTGCTCCAGGTCGCCCGGAGCATTCTGTCCGGTGTCCTCGCCGGACAGGCCGAACTGCTGGCCGATCTCCAGGCCACGGAACCCCGGACCCCTGCCCGGCGGCGCCGCTCGTCGTAG
- a CDS encoding GH25 family lysozyme, which translates to MALIPVMSAGPASAQPLPAVPAKAIPLGDGYMGAGYLADGKSFAADTREVDLSPQNDASIQATQLPGIDVSHYQGTINWSSVKAAGIKFAYIKATESTTYKDPTFNANYLNAYNAKVIRGAYHFARPNLSSGAAQATYFAANGGAWSRDNLTLPGMLDLEGGCYSKSASAMQSWILDFYNTYKAKTGRDVVIYTSASWWNSCTGGWSGMSARSPLFTAHWTSAASPTIPTGFPYWTFWQYTDSGSVSGISGAVDRDRFSGDASRLLALANNTP; encoded by the coding sequence ATGGCGCTGATCCCGGTCATGTCGGCAGGCCCCGCCTCGGCGCAGCCGCTGCCGGCCGTCCCCGCCAAGGCCATCCCCCTCGGTGACGGGTACATGGGCGCCGGCTATCTCGCGGACGGCAAGAGCTTCGCCGCGGACACCCGGGAGGTCGACCTCTCCCCGCAGAACGACGCGTCGATCCAGGCCACCCAGCTGCCGGGCATCGACGTCTCGCACTACCAGGGCACGATCAACTGGTCCTCGGTGAAGGCCGCCGGGATCAAGTTCGCCTACATCAAGGCGACGGAGTCCACGACGTACAAGGACCCCACGTTCAACGCCAACTACCTGAACGCCTACAACGCGAAGGTGATCCGGGGCGCGTACCACTTCGCCCGGCCCAACCTCTCCAGCGGTGCGGCGCAGGCCACCTACTTCGCGGCGAACGGCGGAGCCTGGTCACGGGACAACCTGACCCTGCCGGGCATGCTCGACCTGGAGGGCGGCTGCTACAGCAAGTCCGCCTCGGCCATGCAGTCGTGGATCCTGGACTTCTACAACACGTACAAGGCCAAGACGGGCCGTGACGTGGTCATCTACACCAGCGCCAGCTGGTGGAACTCCTGCACCGGCGGCTGGAGCGGGATGTCCGCCCGGAGCCCCCTGTTCACGGCGCACTGGACCAGCGCGGCCAGCCCGACCATTCCGACGGGCTTCCCCTACTGGACCTTCTGGCAATACACCGACTCGGGTTCGGTGAGCGGCATCTCGGGCGCCGTGGACCGCGACCGGTTCAGCGGTGACGCCAGCCGGCTGCTGGCCCTGGCCAACAACACGCCCTGA
- a CDS encoding GNAT family N-acetyltransferase produces MITWRRVAEHDFPLLRSWLEQPHVARWWNHETSAEAVARDFGPAARGEEPSQDLLAHLDGRPFGLLQRCRLSDYPEYLAELAPLTEVPAGAMSIDYLIGEVRQTGRGLGPRMIGSAVEAIWADYPEASCVLVPVSAANRRSWRALEKAGLRRVAEGELEPDNPVDDRAHYLYRIDRPAEPQQG; encoded by the coding sequence ATGATCACCTGGCGCCGGGTCGCCGAGCACGACTTCCCCTTGCTGCGGTCCTGGCTCGAACAGCCGCATGTGGCCCGGTGGTGGAACCACGAGACCTCGGCCGAGGCGGTCGCGCGGGACTTCGGACCCGCCGCCAGGGGTGAGGAGCCGTCGCAGGACCTGCTCGCCCACCTCGACGGCCGGCCGTTCGGCCTGCTCCAGCGCTGCCGGCTGTCCGACTACCCCGAGTACCTGGCCGAGCTCGCCCCTCTGACGGAGGTGCCCGCCGGGGCGATGAGCATCGACTACCTGATCGGGGAGGTGCGGCAGACCGGCCGGGGCCTGGGGCCGCGCATGATCGGATCGGCCGTCGAGGCGATCTGGGCCGACTACCCCGAGGCCTCGTGCGTCCTGGTGCCGGTGTCTGCGGCCAACCGGCGCTCCTGGCGGGCGCTGGAGAAGGCCGGACTGCGCCGGGTCGCCGAGGGGGAGCTGGAGCCGGACAACCCCGTCGACGACCGCGCCCACTACCTCTACCGCATCGACCGTCCGGCGGAGCCGCAGCAGGGGTGA
- a CDS encoding VWA domain-containing protein — MAGRLLCVTTLSKGANMPVAAAAVRAVLGWSAGPGVPDVDASALLLAGGGRVRGDGDFVFYNQPRHGSGAVRHLGKQGGADSLGVDLDALEPDVERVVLCGSADGGTFGQVPGLHLLLLDSVSGAELARFDMEAGAETAYACGELYRRGGAWKFRAVGQGYASGLAGLATDFGICVDDVRPPAAPARTAPASVPPPPPHPPAAAAPAAARLTKGEERLPVDMRKRLSLRKQQVAVSLGKHGLTKVTARVILVLDASGSMSGLYTRGTVAGVTERMAAVAAQLDDDGEMQAWTFASHPARLPDLVIGELPEWLRLHVRVGQISLFGRKKPPKGLVSGQVDMRAVGIQNEEQKVIAEVRAYVREHPVPDPTLVLFFSDGGVYRDAEIERELRAAVEEPVFWQFIGLGRSNYGVLERFDNLPGRRVDNVGFFAVDDIEKVSDPELYDRLLSEFPSWLGAARQAGILR; from the coding sequence ATGGCAGGCAGACTGTTGTGTGTGACGACACTGAGCAAGGGTGCCAATATGCCGGTGGCGGCGGCTGCCGTGAGAGCTGTACTCGGGTGGTCCGCCGGGCCCGGTGTGCCGGATGTGGATGCCTCGGCGCTGCTGCTTGCGGGCGGTGGGCGGGTGCGGGGGGACGGGGACTTCGTCTTCTACAACCAGCCGCGGCATGGCTCGGGGGCCGTGCGGCATCTGGGGAAGCAGGGCGGGGCCGACTCGCTGGGGGTGGACCTCGACGCGTTGGAGCCGGACGTGGAGCGGGTCGTGCTGTGCGGCTCGGCGGACGGCGGGACGTTCGGGCAGGTGCCCGGGCTTCATCTGCTGTTGCTCGATTCCGTGTCCGGCGCCGAGCTGGCCCGCTTCGACATGGAAGCCGGCGCGGAAACCGCGTATGCGTGCGGGGAGCTCTACCGGCGCGGTGGGGCATGGAAGTTCCGGGCCGTGGGACAGGGGTACGCGAGCGGACTCGCGGGCCTGGCGACGGACTTCGGTATCTGTGTCGATGACGTACGGCCTCCGGCGGCCCCCGCCCGGACGGCTCCGGCTTCCGTGCCGCCCCCGCCTCCGCACCCGCCCGCAGCCGCCGCTCCGGCCGCCGCCCGGCTCACCAAGGGCGAGGAGCGGCTGCCGGTCGACATGCGCAAACGGCTGTCCCTGCGCAAGCAGCAGGTCGCGGTCAGTCTCGGCAAGCACGGGCTGACGAAGGTCACCGCACGCGTCATCCTCGTCCTCGACGCGTCGGGGTCGATGAGCGGCCTCTACACCCGGGGCACCGTTGCAGGCGTCACCGAGCGGATGGCCGCCGTGGCGGCGCAGCTCGACGACGACGGGGAGATGCAGGCGTGGACCTTCGCCTCCCACCCCGCCCGGCTGCCCGACCTGGTGATCGGCGAACTGCCCGAGTGGCTGCGGCTGCATGTGCGGGTGGGGCAGATCAGCCTCTTCGGGCGGAAGAAGCCGCCGAAGGGACTGGTCTCAGGCCAGGTCGACATGCGCGCCGTCGGCATCCAGAACGAGGAGCAGAAGGTGATCGCCGAGGTCCGCGCGTATGTGCGCGAGCACCCGGTGCCGGACCCGACCCTGGTGCTGTTCTTCTCCGACGGCGGGGTGTACCGCGACGCCGAGATCGAGCGGGAGCTTCGGGCGGCAGTGGAGGAGCCGGTGTTCTGGCAGTTCATCGGGCTCGGCCGGTCGAACTACGGGGTGCTGGAGCGCTTCGACAACCTGCCCGGCCGCCGCGTCGACAACGTCGGCTTCTTCGCCGTCGACGACATCGAGAAGGTCTCCGACCCCGAGCTGTACGACCGGCTCCTGTCTGAGTTCCCGTCCTGGCTGGGGGCCGCCCGGCAGGCGGGCATCCTGCGCTGA